From a single Streptomyces misionensis genomic region:
- a CDS encoding YbaB/EbfC family nucleoid-associated protein has product MSSPYDQEIEDLLALYRKQRAEAAEARRRINEVTGTATAPRQTVKATVNAQGEVTAIEFPTGAYHRMAPKELSEALLTTIRQARANALEAVAEVSSQGLPAGVRITDLLEGRVDATELLAEEPGMPAEVRDYIAEGRPDVRRGDAR; this is encoded by the coding sequence GTGAGCAGCCCCTACGACCAGGAGATAGAGGACCTGCTGGCGCTGTACCGCAAACAGCGCGCGGAGGCCGCCGAGGCGCGGCGCCGGATCAACGAGGTGACCGGCACGGCGACCGCGCCCCGGCAGACCGTCAAGGCGACCGTGAACGCGCAGGGCGAGGTCACCGCGATCGAGTTCCCCACCGGCGCGTACCACCGCATGGCCCCGAAGGAGCTGTCCGAGGCGCTGCTCACCACCATCCGCCAGGCCCGCGCCAACGCGCTGGAGGCGGTGGCGGAGGTCAGCTCCCAGGGCCTGCCCGCGGGGGTCAGGATCACCGATCTGCTGGAGGGCCGGGTCGACGCCACGGAGCTGCTGGCCGAGGAGCCGGGCATGCCCGCCGAGGTGCGCGACTACATCGCCGAGGGGCGTCCGGACGTACGCCGCGGGGACGCCCGGTGA